In the genome of Ammospiza nelsoni isolate bAmmNel1 chromosome 7, bAmmNel1.pri, whole genome shotgun sequence, one region contains:
- the STK17B gene encoding serine/threonine-protein kinase 17B, producing MSRRKLENKSLSGLLATSLHTPIKTENFYNFYMLESKELGRGRCAVVRKCVAKSTGQEYAAKFLKKRRRGQDCKAEIVHEIAVLELMKSNPRIVNLHEVYETANEIILVLEYAAGGEIFDLCVPDLDDRIGERDIVRLIRQILEGLCCLHENNIVHLDLKPQNILLSSINPLGDVKIVDFGMSRKLENCNELRQIMGTTEYLAPEILNYDPITTATDMWNIGVISYMLLTQESPFVGADVQETYLNISQVNVDYSEETFSSVSQPAKDFIQKLLIKNPEDRPTAADCLSHSWLQQGELPLLCSPEEICCSSQLPGHTAKCSEEWSVKCSCSDKEDKENIPEDSSTLSKRFRFDDSLQYPQELVTDFVC from the exons ATGTCGAGGAGAAAGCTGGAGAATAAAAGCCTTTCTGGCTTGTTGGCCACATCTCTGCACACACCAATCAAGACAGAGAACTTCTACAATTTTTATATGCTTGAATCTAAAGAGCTAGGAAG AGGAAGATGTGCTGTGGTGAGAAAATGTGTAGCCAAATCCACAGGCCAAGAGTATGCAGCtaaatttttgaagaaaaggagaaggggtCAAGACTGCAAAGCAGAGATTGTGCATGAAATTGCTGTCCTTGAATTAATGAAGTCCAATCCTCGCATAGTTAACCTGCATGAAGTCTATGAAACAGCAAATGAAATCATCCTAGTGTTGGAATA tgctgctggaggagaaatATTTGACTTGTGTGTCCCAGATCTGGATGACAGAATTGGTGAAAGGGACATTGTAAGGCTTATAAGGCAAATACTTGAAGGACTTTGCTGCTTGCATGAAAACAATATTGTTCATCTTGATTTAaag cctcaaaatattttgctgagCAGCATCAATCCTCTTGGTGATGTAAAAATTGTGGATTTTGGGATGTCCAGGAAGCTGGAGAATTGCAATGAACTGCGGCAGATCATGGGAACCACAGAGTACCTCG CTCCAGAAATCTTGAACTATGATCCTATTACCACAGCTACAGACATGTG GAACATTGGTGTCATCTCCTACATGCTGCTGACACAAGAATCTCCATTTGTGGGCGCTGATGTTCAAGAAACTTACCTTAATATATCTCAAGTTAACGTAGATTATTCAGAAGAAACATTCTCATCAGTTTCACAGCCTGCAAAAGACTTCATTCAAAAACTTCTCATAAAAAATCCAGA GGACAGGCCCACTGCAGCAGACTGTCTGTCCCACTCGTGGTTGCAGCAAGGGGAGCTCCCACTCCTGTGCAGCCCTGAAGagatctgctgctcctctcagctGCCAGGACACACAGCCAAGTGCTCAGAAGAGTGGAGTGTaaagtgcagctgcagtgacaAGGAGGACAAGGAGAACATCCCAGAGGACAGCAGCACGCTCTCCAAACGCTTCCGCTTCGACGACTCGTTGCAGTATCCCCAGGAGCTGGTGACAGACTTTGTGTGCTAA